From a region of the Bacteroidota bacterium genome:
- a CDS encoding glycosyltransferase family 2 protein → MSNPYEYVLSVVIVNWNTCEDLETCLTSLTDRSGFLNLEIIVVDNASEDDSVQMVRSKFPNAILIANQVNLGFAAAVNQGINNARGKYLLILNADIVSNFESIQVLINTLEFRKDVGAVAPRLINLDGSLQRGYYRKLPTLMQILLFYTSLSKFTFKHPYLVKKYLEVYFEENATQFEVEQSPGGCIMIRREVLETVGLMDESFFLFFEDVDWCYRIRKGGWRLLCYNAVSMIHKGGSSFMRLDNSVFYGRFLLSLNQFVDKHYTLWTRLITKLITICDSFIILIIRKFQIIIKPKIIYGNPGKSYQKHKYYINIFIDYYFPPVLSKFVKFILPR, encoded by the coding sequence ATGAGTAATCCTTATGAATATGTTCTTTCTGTGGTCATTGTAAATTGGAATACGTGTGAAGATCTCGAAACGTGCTTAACTTCGTTAACAGATAGGTCGGGTTTTTTAAATTTAGAAATAATTGTTGTTGATAATGCTTCCGAAGATGACAGTGTTCAAATGGTGCGTTCAAAATTCCCGAACGCAATACTAATCGCGAATCAGGTAAATTTAGGATTTGCCGCAGCAGTAAATCAAGGGATTAATAATGCTCGCGGGAAATATTTATTGATTTTAAATGCCGACATAGTATCGAACTTTGAATCAATCCAAGTTCTGATTAACACGCTTGAGTTTCGGAAAGATGTCGGTGCTGTTGCGCCGCGGCTCATAAATTTAGACGGATCTTTACAACGGGGATATTACAGAAAATTACCGACACTTATGCAAATTTTGTTATTTTATACATCCTTATCTAAATTTACATTTAAACATCCGTACCTTGTAAAAAAATATTTGGAAGTATATTTTGAAGAAAATGCCACTCAGTTTGAAGTTGAACAAAGTCCGGGTGGATGTATAATGATTCGTAGAGAAGTATTAGAGACGGTTGGCTTAATGGATGAAAGTTTCTTTCTTTTTTTCGAAGATGTTGATTGGTGCTACCGGATTCGCAAAGGTGGTTGGCGGTTACTTTGTTATAATGCTGTTTCGATGATTCATAAAGGGGGAAGCAGCTTTATGAGACTCGATAATTCAGTTTTTTATGGGAGATTTTTACTCAGTCTTAATCAATTTGTGGATAAACACTATACACTTTGGACTCGACTTATAACCAAGTTAATTACAATTTGTGATAGCTTTATTATTTTAATTATCAGAAAATTTCAAATAATAATAAAACCTAAAATTATTTACGGTAATCCTGGAAAAAGTTATCAAAAGCATAAATATTATATTAATATATTTATTGACTATTACTTTCCTCCAGTATTATCGAAGTTTGTTAAATTTATTCTTCCCAGATAA
- a CDS encoding 4-hydroxy-3-methylbut-2-enyl diphosphate reductase yields MIVSIDKNSGFCWGVVRTINIAEDELNKSNKLYCLGEIIHNPSEISRLSKLGLVTITRDDFHKIENSTVLIRAHGEPPETYELAKKFNITLIDATCPVVTKVQERIRNYDALGYQLIIFGKKNHAEVIGLLGQINGKGIVIGSLVEIDSVDCNKNTVLFSQTTMDKTTFYKIRDELKKRINELVVDSIEDEAVQFVAKDTICGQVSGRENKLREFAKQNDVVIFVAGKSSSNGKVLYTICKNANEHSYFVEDENEINLDWFVDAKTVGVSGATSTPQWLMQRIKNYIENLKNKNLSSHH; encoded by the coding sequence TTGATAGTTAGTATAGATAAAAATTCAGGATTTTGCTGGGGCGTTGTTCGTACAATAAACATAGCTGAAGACGAATTAAATAAATCGAACAAGTTGTACTGTTTAGGTGAGATAATTCACAATCCCTCTGAAATTTCCCGCTTAAGCAAATTAGGATTGGTAACTATTACTCGTGATGATTTTCACAAAATCGAAAATTCTACAGTTTTAATACGTGCACATGGTGAACCACCCGAAACTTACGAGTTAGCCAAGAAATTCAACATAACACTGATAGATGCAACTTGTCCGGTAGTTACAAAGGTACAAGAACGGATCCGAAATTATGATGCATTGGGTTACCAATTAATTATTTTTGGAAAAAAGAACCACGCCGAAGTAATCGGATTGTTAGGGCAAATAAATGGTAAAGGTATTGTAATTGGATCGCTCGTTGAAATCGATTCAGTAGATTGTAATAAGAATACAGTTCTGTTTTCGCAGACAACGATGGATAAGACTACGTTCTATAAGATTCGCGATGAGTTAAAAAAGCGGATTAATGAATTGGTAGTAGATTCCATTGAAGACGAGGCTGTTCAATTTGTTGCGAAAGATACTATTTGCGGACAAGTATCCGGGCGTGAAAATAAACTTCGGGAATTTGCTAAACAAAACGATGTTGTTATTTTCGTAGCCGGCAAATCGAGTTCAAACGGTAAAGTGCTTTACACGATTTGTAAAAACGCAAACGAACATTCGTACTTTGTAGAAGATGAAAACGAAATCAATCTCGACTGGTTCGTGGATGCAAAAACAGTTGGTGTCAGCGGTGCTACATCGACACCGCAATGGTTGATGCAGCGAATTAAGAACTATATTGAAAACTTAAAAAATAAAAATTTATCAAGCCATCATTAA
- a CDS encoding hemolysin family protein translates to MISGIMAACETAFLNSPKSVIKDLVDNGSKAAKIIQNFQKNPESIIATANVTFIVSLSIAAFLAGLFALDEIAPYLKSLEVYFLSEHSGAFSLLIIIPLFAFVAILAGELIPKSIALKFPAQLALFFAFPFFWISIASKPMIVLLQTISNLILKPFKDQTNFSESRVSEEEVKILLEEGRKTGAIDKTEQELITSIFEFTDTTAKEVMVPRTDIIAVEINTPREKLVNIVLEEGYSRIPIYSGSIDNIIGIVYTKDLISLLEHRDIIVLHDIIRTAYFVPETKKISVLLRELQKQKIHMAIVIDEYGGTEGIITLEDILEEIVGEIHDEYDEELKEVEISTDGSSLVNARINIQDFNEKFGTEISEDVEYDTLSGFLYKITGRIPEMNDEVQYQNLNFKIIKKSQRRIRQVKVTKTKYE, encoded by the coding sequence ATGATTTCAGGGATAATGGCTGCTTGCGAAACAGCTTTCCTTAATTCCCCTAAAAGTGTTATCAAAGATTTAGTAGATAACGGGAGTAAAGCGGCAAAAATAATTCAAAATTTCCAAAAAAATCCTGAAAGTATAATCGCAACGGCGAATGTTACTTTCATAGTAAGTTTAAGCATCGCAGCGTTTTTAGCAGGACTGTTTGCTTTAGATGAAATTGCTCCCTACTTAAAATCGCTGGAAGTTTATTTTCTGAGTGAACATAGCGGCGCTTTCTCCCTTTTAATTATAATACCGTTGTTTGCATTTGTAGCAATTCTTGCGGGTGAATTAATTCCCAAATCCATAGCTTTAAAATTTCCGGCACAGTTAGCGTTGTTCTTTGCATTTCCATTTTTTTGGATTTCAATTGCCAGCAAACCGATGATTGTTCTTTTACAAACCATCAGTAATTTAATTTTGAAACCTTTTAAAGATCAAACCAATTTTTCTGAATCGAGGGTATCTGAAGAAGAGGTAAAAATTTTATTGGAAGAAGGAAGAAAAACCGGAGCAATTGATAAAACAGAGCAGGAACTGATAACAAGTATCTTCGAGTTCACAGATACTACTGCGAAAGAAGTTATGGTACCGAGGACAGATATAATAGCAGTCGAAATAAATACACCGCGCGAAAAACTTGTAAATATTGTACTCGAGGAGGGTTACTCGCGTATTCCGATATATTCCGGGTCCATTGATAATATAATCGGCATTGTATATACAAAAGATCTAATAAGCCTTTTAGAGCATCGGGATATAATTGTATTGCACGATATCATTCGTACTGCTTATTTTGTACCAGAAACTAAAAAAATAAGTGTGTTGCTGCGTGAATTACAAAAACAAAAAATTCACATGGCAATTGTCATAGATGAATACGGTGGAACAGAGGGCATCATTACGTTGGAGGATATTCTGGAAGAAATAGTTGGCGAAATACACGACGAATACGATGAAGAATTAAAAGAAGTTGAAATATCAACCGATGGTTCGTCATTAGTGAATGCCCGAATTAATATACAAGATTTCAATGAAAAATTCGGGACAGAAATTTCTGAAGATGTTGAGTATGATACTTTGAGCGGATTTTTATATAAGATCACCGGTAGAATTCCAGAAATGAATGACGAGGTTCAATATCAGAATTTGAATTTCAAGATAATTAAGAAAAGTCAACGACGCATAAGGCAAGTTAAGGTTACGAAAACAAAATATGAGTAA
- the truA gene encoding tRNA pseudouridine(38-40) synthase TruA codes for MRNIKLLIEYDGTDFVGWQRQPNGRSVQEVIEKVLANLLQEEVNVVGSGRTDSGVHARGQVANFRCNSKMNVGQLQKSLSALLPEDVCIDAAADVDFDFHARYAAKSREYSYLITTKSSALRRRYSWFVKYKIDNTILNECANLILGIHDFEGFCKLDAGNEHYLSNVFRSEWKSESTNLIYEIEANRFLYGMVRGLVGTMVDVARGYRDLDDFRRVLNEKARAKAGTLAPPHGLTLVNVRY; via the coding sequence GTGCGAAATATTAAACTACTTATTGAATACGACGGAACCGATTTTGTGGGGTGGCAACGACAACCGAACGGAAGAAGTGTTCAAGAAGTTATCGAAAAAGTGCTCGCAAATCTTTTACAAGAGGAAGTAAATGTGGTCGGTTCAGGAAGAACCGACAGTGGTGTGCATGCGCGTGGTCAGGTTGCTAACTTTCGCTGTAACTCAAAAATGAATGTCGGTCAATTACAAAAAAGTCTTTCGGCACTGTTACCTGAAGATGTTTGCATAGATGCGGCAGCAGATGTGGATTTCGATTTCCATGCTCGCTATGCAGCCAAGTCGCGTGAATATTCCTATTTGATAACAACAAAATCTTCTGCATTACGAAGAAGATATTCGTGGTTTGTAAAGTACAAAATTGACAACACAATTTTGAATGAATGCGCAAATTTGATTTTGGGAATTCATGACTTTGAAGGTTTTTGTAAATTAGATGCGGGTAATGAACATTATTTGAGTAATGTGTTTCGTTCGGAATGGAAAAGTGAAAGTACCAATTTGATTTATGAGATCGAAGCAAACAGATTTTTATATGGAATGGTGCGTGGTTTAGTTGGAACGATGGTGGACGTAGCACGTGGCTATCGCGATTTAGACGATTTTAGAAGAGTATTAAATGAAAAAGCAAGAGCGAAAGCGGGCACATTGGCACCGCCTCATGGCTTAACACTCGTGAATGTAAGATATTAA
- a CDS encoding M48 family metallopeptidase: MKKYFVYSILTIWLASFSFMCASLAFNIFSDQDDVKLGQQLDGEIKSKPQEYPLLQNRNDVKSYVEQVGQKILNSPHVKKRGLYAYSFEIVHDDNTINAFATPGGYIYVYTGLLKFLDNEATLAGIIGHEIAHAERRHATQRLTKYYGASMLVSVILGESPSQLAEIAANMFTGLAFLANSRSDETESDDYSIRYLKDTEYYPGAIKYFFDKIQATKGERGGSIERLLSTHPLPQDRVDFVNKEMNKIGDPQPTESNIFADRYQAFKATLP; encoded by the coding sequence ATGAAAAAATATTTTGTTTATTCTATACTTACAATTTGGTTAGCCAGCTTCAGTTTTATGTGTGCAAGTTTGGCTTTCAATATATTTTCGGATCAGGACGATGTTAAATTAGGGCAACAGCTTGATGGGGAAATTAAAAGCAAACCTCAGGAATATCCCTTACTTCAAAACCGAAATGATGTTAAGAGTTACGTTGAACAGGTAGGACAAAAAATTTTAAATTCACCGCATGTTAAAAAACGTGGATTGTATGCTTATAGTTTCGAAATTGTACATGACGATAATACAATTAATGCTTTTGCAACACCGGGGGGATATATTTATGTTTATACAGGGCTGTTAAAATTTTTAGATAACGAAGCAACGCTTGCCGGTATAATTGGACACGAAATTGCCCATGCTGAACGACGTCATGCTACTCAACGATTAACTAAGTATTATGGTGCAAGTATGTTGGTTTCAGTCATTTTAGGTGAATCGCCTTCACAATTAGCTGAAATTGCAGCAAACATGTTTACGGGTCTGGCATTTTTAGCAAACAGCCGTTCGGATGAAACTGAATCGGATGATTATTCGATCAGGTATTTAAAAGACACCGAGTATTATCCGGGTGCGATAAAATATTTCTTCGACAAAATTCAGGCAACAAAAGGAGAACGTGGCGGAAGTATCGAGAGGTTGTTATCGACACACCCACTGCCTCAGGATCGAGTCGATTTTGTTAACAAAGAGATGAATAAAATAGGCGATCCACAGCCAACTGAAAGTAATATTTTTGCGGATCGTTATCAGGCATTCAAAGCTACTTTACCTTAA
- the rpsA gene encoding 30S ribosomal protein S1, whose translation MLEETTVPSATDSAASIQDAEKKTIPRISHDHAYLLNKIMEAEYGEEETSQLTSLYEATFGKVSANQLVKGKIVAIGENEVSIDIGFKSEGSVPIGEFSNIDELKVGDEIEVFLESVENKDGQLVLSRKRADFMRVWEKVTTVHETGEIIQGKILRRIKGGLVVDVWGIEAFLPGSQIDVKPIRDFDQFIDKTMDLKIVKVNNTAENIVVSHKVLVEEEMADQRNAILGSIEKGQILEGTVKAIADFGVFVDLGGVDGLIHITDLSWGRINHPTEVVKLDQLINVVVTEYDPDKKRISLGLKQLAAHPWENIEEKYPVGMKINGKIVSLTDYGAFVEIEKGIEGLIHISEMSWTQHIKHPSQVVSMGQMVDAIILSLDKENKKISLGIKQLEPDPWYNLLQKYPVGSKHRGVVRNLTNFGVFVELEQGVDGLIHISDLSWTKKIRHPGEVVKKNQSIDVVILGVDVEQRRISLGHKQIMDNPWDAFETAYKVGVEIDGTLTRIIEKGVIVELPLGVEGFVPASQLATIQVKNIADTFKVGDVLNLKVIEFDKDAKKIVLSVIEFLRGKEQKVVDEYVGEHKLPPMTIKDFVKAPQPSEIASFEELGNAPAPDEIQ comes from the coding sequence ATGTTAGAAGAAACAACTGTACCATCTGCAACTGATTCAGCAGCGTCGATTCAGGATGCAGAGAAAAAAACAATTCCGAGAATAAGTCATGACCATGCTTATTTATTAAATAAAATTATGGAGGCAGAATACGGCGAAGAGGAGACCAGCCAACTTACGAGTTTGTATGAAGCAACTTTTGGTAAAGTTTCTGCAAATCAACTTGTTAAAGGTAAAATTGTTGCAATCGGCGAAAATGAAGTATCGATAGATATTGGATTCAAATCGGAAGGCAGCGTCCCAATCGGAGAATTTTCAAATATCGACGAACTCAAAGTTGGCGATGAGATCGAAGTATTCCTTGAAAGCGTAGAAAATAAAGATGGTCAGCTTGTTTTGTCACGTAAGCGTGCCGACTTTATGCGAGTTTGGGAAAAGGTTACTACAGTACACGAAACCGGCGAAATTATCCAAGGCAAAATTTTGCGACGCATAAAAGGTGGGCTCGTTGTTGATGTTTGGGGAATCGAAGCCTTCCTTCCCGGATCTCAAATTGATGTAAAACCGATCCGCGACTTCGATCAATTTATTGATAAAACAATGGATTTAAAAATTGTTAAAGTAAATAACACAGCAGAAAACATTGTAGTAAGCCACAAGGTTCTCGTTGAAGAAGAAATGGCAGATCAGAGAAATGCTATACTTGGTTCAATTGAAAAGGGACAAATACTTGAAGGTACAGTAAAAGCAATTGCTGATTTTGGTGTGTTCGTTGATCTGGGCGGCGTGGATGGTTTAATTCACATCACTGATTTATCGTGGGGCAGAATAAATCACCCGACTGAAGTTGTAAAGCTCGATCAACTAATCAACGTCGTTGTAACTGAATATGATCCTGATAAGAAACGGATCTCGCTCGGTCTTAAACAACTTGCCGCTCATCCTTGGGAAAATATCGAAGAGAAATATCCTGTAGGAATGAAAATTAACGGTAAAATTGTTTCCCTCACCGATTATGGAGCGTTTGTGGAAATTGAGAAGGGAATAGAAGGACTAATTCATATTTCAGAAATGAGTTGGACTCAACACATCAAACATCCTTCTCAAGTTGTATCTATGGGGCAAATGGTAGATGCAATTATTTTGAGTCTTGATAAAGAAAATAAAAAGATTTCACTTGGAATTAAACAATTAGAACCGGATCCTTGGTATAATCTACTTCAAAAATATCCTGTAGGTTCAAAGCACCGGGGTGTTGTTCGTAACCTAACCAACTTCGGTGTCTTCGTTGAACTCGAACAAGGTGTCGATGGTTTAATTCACATTTCCGATTTGTCGTGGACAAAGAAAATTCGTCATCCAGGCGAAGTTGTAAAGAAAAACCAATCTATCGATGTTGTAATTCTCGGTGTTGATGTTGAACAACGAAGGATATCATTAGGACATAAACAAATCATGGATAACCCGTGGGACGCTTTCGAAACAGCTTATAAAGTTGGTGTCGAAATTGATGGAACACTTACACGAATTATCGAAAAAGGTGTTATCGTTGAATTACCTCTCGGTGTCGAGGGATTTGTTCCAGCATCTCAACTCGCAACTATACAAGTGAAAAATATTGCTGATACTTTTAAAGTTGGCGATGTATTGAACTTGAAAGTAATTGAGTTCGATAAAGACGCAAAGAAAATTGTGCTTTCCGTAATCGAATTTTTACGCGGCAAAGAACAAAAAGTAGTCGACGAGTACGTTGGTGAACACAAATTACCTCCTATGACGATAAAAGATTTCGTGAAAGCTCCACAGCCTTCCGAAATTGCTTCATTCGAGGAATTAGGTAACGCTCCGGCACCTGATGAAATTCAGTAG
- a CDS encoding class I SAM-dependent methyltransferase yields MIGEEIKQKLFRNTPDYYLNASEDYYYQKFIDLCKQYCGKRVLDFGCATGNYMTALQKLGYDCVGVDANPAYIEIAAKKNFDVYLIDDKLPFPDKHFDSAIMFEVLEHLQNPLDVLKEIKRVARKNIILTVPNCEGFNELKNGGLAFEHFFDLDHKNYFTPDSLRNLLDNLFKQYEIKIIDPIVPYTLMKKSILRFIVHVLYKIKLIKPKFYFRIVVVIDLKNQI; encoded by the coding sequence ATGATCGGTGAAGAGATTAAACAAAAACTATTTCGCAATACCCCGGATTACTATCTTAATGCATCGGAGGATTATTATTACCAAAAATTCATCGATTTATGTAAACAGTATTGTGGTAAGCGTGTTCTGGATTTTGGCTGCGCAACCGGTAATTATATGACTGCATTGCAAAAACTTGGTTATGATTGTGTGGGTGTTGATGCGAATCCTGCTTACATAGAAATTGCAGCAAAGAAAAACTTTGATGTATATCTTATCGACGACAAGTTACCTTTTCCTGATAAACATTTTGATTCAGCCATTATGTTTGAAGTTCTTGAACATCTCCAAAATCCATTAGATGTTCTTAAAGAAATTAAACGTGTTGCACGAAAAAATATCATCCTCACTGTTCCCAATTGTGAAGGTTTTAATGAACTCAAAAACGGTGGCTTGGCTTTCGAACATTTTTTCGATCTTGACCATAAAAATTATTTTACCCCTGATTCATTACGCAACCTTCTGGATAATTTATTTAAACAATATGAAATTAAGATAATAGATCCTATTGTTCCTTATACACTTATGAAAAAATCTATATTACGATTTATCGTGCATGTATTATATAAAATCAAATTAATTAAACCGAAATTTTATTTCAGAATTGTTGTAGTAATCGATTTGAAAAATCAAATATGA
- the mtaB gene encoding tRNA (N(6)-L-threonylcarbamoyladenosine(37)-C(2))-methylthiotransferase MtaB, whose translation MKLVAFHTLGCKLNFAETSTIGRQFIENGFTVSQFADKVDVYVINTCSVSQRADRECKKIIRSAVRRSPDAFIIVTGCYAQLRPEEVASIAGVDLVLGTQEKFNLFTHCNSFKKNNPAQVFVSEIKNANDFGLAYSGEADERTRAFLKVQDGCDFQCSYCTIPLARGSSRSQAIETFVSQARWLAEKGYKEIVLSGVNVGDFGKASGTNLLQLLKELVGVDGIERIRVSSIEPNLLTEELVNFILESDKLCNHLHIPLQSGSNEVLRLMRRRHTREDFKKLITYIKSIDNTAGVGSDIIVGFPGETDELFDETYNFLLDLPLSYMHVFTYSERPNTPAASYPNSIQPKSRFYRNEKLRILSTKKRFEFYSQFVGKRLGVLYETNIKNGFLSGFSTNYIRVKTTATENLFNRIVPTLIKNVNKDYCEGDVIV comes from the coding sequence ATGAAGCTTGTAGCATTCCATACTTTAGGTTGCAAACTAAATTTTGCTGAAACTTCAACCATTGGCAGACAGTTTATTGAGAACGGATTTACTGTATCTCAATTTGCAGACAAAGTCGATGTTTATGTAATCAATACGTGCAGCGTATCTCAAAGGGCAGATAGAGAATGCAAAAAAATTATTAGAAGTGCAGTTAGAAGATCTCCGGATGCCTTCATAATAGTAACGGGTTGCTATGCTCAATTGCGTCCAGAAGAGGTGGCATCAATTGCAGGAGTCGATTTGGTTTTAGGTACACAGGAAAAATTTAATCTGTTCACTCACTGCAATTCTTTTAAAAAGAATAACCCGGCTCAAGTGTTTGTTTCCGAAATTAAAAATGCAAACGACTTTGGCCTTGCTTATTCGGGTGAAGCTGATGAAAGGACACGTGCATTTTTAAAAGTACAGGACGGGTGCGATTTCCAATGTTCATATTGCACAATTCCCCTCGCACGTGGGTCTAGCCGAAGCCAGGCAATTGAAACTTTTGTATCACAAGCCCGGTGGTTAGCCGAAAAAGGATATAAAGAAATTGTTCTATCAGGAGTTAATGTCGGTGATTTTGGTAAAGCAAGTGGAACAAATTTATTGCAGTTACTCAAAGAGCTTGTAGGGGTTGATGGAATCGAGCGAATCAGAGTCAGTTCAATCGAACCAAATTTATTGACTGAGGAATTAGTCAATTTTATTTTAGAGTCGGATAAGTTGTGTAATCATCTTCACATTCCCTTGCAAAGCGGTTCGAACGAAGTTTTACGTTTAATGAGGCGCCGGCACACGAGAGAAGATTTTAAAAAACTAATTACATATATCAAATCGATAGATAATACGGCAGGCGTCGGTTCGGATATAATAGTTGGTTTCCCGGGCGAAACGGATGAACTTTTCGACGAAACATATAATTTTCTGCTTGATTTACCCCTTTCGTATATGCATGTGTTCACATATTCTGAACGCCCTAATACTCCGGCTGCTTCTTATCCAAATTCCATTCAACCAAAGTCGCGCTTTTACAGAAACGAAAAACTTCGTATCTTAAGTACGAAAAAGCGTTTCGAATTTTACTCACAATTTGTAGGTAAAAGATTAGGGGTATTATACGAAACCAACATTAAAAACGGTTTTCTATCCGGTTTCTCAACAAATTATATTCGGGTAAAAACTACAGCGACTGAAAATCTTTTTAATAGGATTGTACCGACGCTAATTAAAAATGTAAATAAAGATTATTGTGAAGGAGATGTAATCGTATGA
- a CDS encoding oligosaccharide flippase family protein, with product MSDIQISSIVHPLSKRIIKNTIYNSVGNWIVLLLNFIIIPFVISKLGLEIYGSAWVIGIIIISSAGLVDFGIGSSSVKYIAEYNAKKQFGEINSLIITSIAFYAVFGLVLLIVIILFGNNILMLIGVPHHLISEAYYVFVIATSILVILNTFSPLTSVLSGLQRMDITNLIIVATGILNITQTVIVLSLDFGVRGLIIGSLFINLISISLLSYWSFRILPQLKLSISNIEWEKFKQTWRFGINLQISRISQVVVFQVDKIFALSFFGPANAAFYEIGVKVTSLARSIPLMLTSALLPVASEIDAKKEDIKINLLFERGSKYLIIVGMFFLGFIFLESKLIVQTWMGKSLDETGIMTASIIIKILVFGYFMNTLTAIASTIGAGITRTDLEGNVGILALIVSPILTFTFIYTIGYNGIALSTMLMLTIGAFYYMKQFFSVIKKDFLAYIKMLLKPLISLLIASSIIVIVQLFIVQPEVQTRFEGLLYIILYFLIFLLSYIITIIFLGTLDEYDKSIIRAIINKVKSKRI from the coding sequence ATGTCAGATATTCAAATATCAAGTATTGTCCATCCGTTATCGAAGCGGATCATAAAAAATACGATATATAATTCTGTGGGAAATTGGATTGTTCTCCTTTTAAATTTTATTATTATTCCGTTTGTAATTTCTAAACTGGGGCTTGAAATATACGGTAGTGCTTGGGTGATTGGAATAATAATTATTTCGTCAGCAGGACTTGTTGATTTCGGAATAGGGAGTTCAAGTGTAAAATATATCGCTGAATATAATGCTAAAAAACAGTTTGGTGAAATTAATTCACTTATAATTACAAGTATTGCTTTTTACGCAGTTTTCGGATTAGTACTTTTAATTGTAATTATTTTATTTGGTAATAATATTTTAATGTTGATTGGTGTACCTCATCATTTAATTAGTGAGGCATATTACGTCTTTGTTATTGCTACCTCAATTTTGGTAATTCTTAATACTTTTTCACCTCTGACTTCAGTCTTGTCTGGCTTACAACGTATGGATATTACTAATCTAATCATTGTAGCAACAGGTATTTTAAATATTACTCAAACAGTAATAGTTTTAAGTTTGGATTTTGGTGTGCGAGGATTAATTATCGGGAGTCTTTTTATTAATTTGATTTCCATTTCTTTGTTATCGTATTGGTCTTTTCGAATTTTGCCACAACTCAAACTCAGCATTTCAAATATTGAATGGGAAAAATTTAAACAAACTTGGCGTTTTGGAATAAATTTACAAATTAGCAGGATATCGCAAGTTGTAGTATTTCAGGTTGATAAGATTTTTGCACTAAGTTTTTTTGGTCCAGCTAATGCAGCATTTTATGAAATAGGGGTCAAAGTAACTTCATTAGCGAGAAGTATACCGCTTATGCTCACTTCTGCTTTGCTTCCTGTTGCGTCAGAAATAGATGCTAAAAAGGAGGATATAAAAATAAATTTATTATTCGAAAGGGGATCGAAATATCTCATCATTGTCGGTATGTTTTTTCTCGGTTTTATTTTTTTAGAATCGAAACTTATCGTACAAACATGGATGGGAAAATCTTTAGATGAAACCGGTATTATGACAGCATCTATTATTATCAAAATTTTAGTCTTCGGTTATTTTATGAATACGCTAACTGCAATTGCGAGTACAATCGGTGCTGGTATTACCCGAACAGATCTCGAAGGCAATGTCGGTATATTAGCCCTTATAGTAAGCCCAATTTTAACATTCACATTTATTTATACTATCGGATATAATGGGATTGCACTATCAACAATGCTTATGCTTACAATCGGGGCATTTTACTATATGAAACAGTTTTTCTCCGTAATTAAAAAAGATTTTCTTGCTTATATTAAAATGTTACTTAAACCTTTAATTAGTCTCCTGATTGCATCAAGCATTATTGTAATTGTACAATTATTTATCGTGCAACCAGAGGTTCAAACAAGGTTTGAAGGTTTGTTATATATTATTTTATATTTTCTTATTTTTCTGTTGTCATATATTATAACTATTATATTCTTAGGTACTTTAGATGAATATGACAAATCAATTATTAGAGCGATTATAAACAAAGTAAAAAGTAAAAGAATATAG